The Candidatus Zixiibacteriota bacterium genome includes a region encoding these proteins:
- a CDS encoding transketolase gives MKNPTPHPENARCDYRVDELVERARYMRGLNEIALCSARSGHSGGTLSVMDIAAALYLRIARHNPTDPDWPDRDRIIWSAGHKAPALYTALAVAGYFPEPELMKLRMLDSPLQGHPHRLDLPGVEISSGSLGQGFSVAVGVALAARLDGKDYRVFVISSDGEHQEGSMWEAAMAAAHYRLDNLILIVDKNRLQIDGPVAEVMNIDPLADKYAAFGWHVREADGHAMAEIVEALDWARNRNDSGKPVALIFHTVKGKGVSFMENVVGWHGKPPKLDELERLLAELGLGDTFAVSDLIDYGVRHQIGVDARLNDELPAFSRDFWWNAGPAMRVDMDPTRKGFGRALEACGSDERIVCLGADISDSICISDFHKNHPERRRRFFSVGVAEQNATTIAVGLAKEGKIPVFGTYGVFAAARNLDQIRVSVCYGNYNVLIVGAHGGISVGPDGATHQELEAIFQIAGLPHMHLAIPCDALETEKMTRALLFDVVGPKYLRFAREATPIITRPDSPFRFGEANIFRLRREADRFADAFDITPASEYRSEGEDLTIISCGPEVAEALRAAYILRTDFRLETRVINMHTVKPLDETAIVCAAGETGAVVTAEEHQVGGLGNLVAGVILRRQAETGRPVRFAMVGIADRFGESGQPWQLIKRFGVSAEHIAAKARELVKH, from the coding sequence ATGAAGAACCCGACACCGCACCCTGAGAATGCGCGCTGCGACTACCGCGTCGACGAATTGGTCGAGCGCGCGCGCTACATGCGCGGCCTGAACGAAATCGCTCTCTGCTCGGCCCGGTCGGGGCACTCCGGCGGCACGCTGAGCGTGATGGATATCGCGGCCGCCCTCTATTTGAGAATCGCCCGCCACAATCCAACCGACCCCGACTGGCCCGACCGCGACCGCATCATCTGGTCGGCCGGCCACAAAGCCCCCGCTCTCTACACCGCCCTGGCCGTCGCCGGCTATTTCCCAGAACCCGAGCTCATGAAGCTCCGCATGCTCGACTCCCCGCTCCAGGGGCACCCCCACCGCCTCGACCTGCCGGGGGTGGAGATCAGCTCCGGGTCGCTCGGGCAGGGGTTTTCAGTCGCCGTCGGCGTCGCCCTCGCCGCCCGGCTCGATGGGAAGGACTACCGGGTGTTTGTTATTTCGTCCGATGGCGAGCACCAGGAAGGCTCGATGTGGGAGGCCGCCATGGCCGCCGCCCACTATCGTCTCGACAACCTGATCCTCATCGTCGACAAGAACCGCCTGCAGATCGACGGTCCGGTTGCCGAGGTCATGAACATCGACCCGCTGGCCGACAAATACGCCGCTTTCGGCTGGCACGTGCGCGAGGCTGATGGCCACGCCATGGCCGAGATCGTTGAGGCCCTCGACTGGGCCCGCAACCGCAACGACTCCGGCAAGCCGGTCGCGCTGATCTTCCACACGGTGAAGGGGAAGGGCGTGTCGTTCATGGAGAACGTCGTCGGTTGGCACGGCAAGCCGCCGAAGCTCGACGAACTGGAGCGCCTGCTGGCCGAGCTCGGCCTCGGAGACACCTTCGCCGTGTCCGATCTCATCGACTACGGCGTCCGCCACCAGATCGGCGTCGACGCCCGCCTGAACGACGAACTCCCCGCGTTCTCGCGCGACTTCTGGTGGAATGCCGGGCCGGCCATGCGCGTGGACATGGATCCTACGCGCAAAGGGTTCGGCCGCGCTCTTGAGGCCTGCGGGAGCGACGAGCGCATCGTCTGCCTCGGCGCCGATATCTCCGACTCCATTTGCATCTCCGATTTCCACAAGAACCACCCGGAGCGCCGCCGCCGCTTCTTCTCGGTGGGCGTGGCCGAACAGAATGCCACGACCATCGCGGTCGGCCTGGCCAAGGAGGGGAAAATCCCCGTCTTCGGCACCTACGGCGTGTTCGCCGCCGCCCGCAACCTCGACCAAATCCGCGTCTCCGTGTGCTACGGGAACTACAACGTCCTCATCGTCGGCGCCCACGGGGGGATCTCGGTGGGTCCCGACGGCGCCACCCACCAGGAGCTGGAGGCGATTTTCCAGATCGCCGGTCTGCCCCACATGCACCTGGCCATCCCGTGCGACGCCCTGGAGACCGAAAAGATGACCCGCGCGCTGCTCTTCGACGTCGTCGGGCCCAAGTACCTGCGGTTTGCCCGCGAGGCCACCCCGATCATCACCCGGCCCGACAGCCCGTTTCGGTTCGGGGAGGCCAACATTTTCCGGCTCCGCCGCGAAGCCGACCGGTTTGCCGACGCTTTCGACATCACCCCGGCGTCCGAGTACCGGAGCGAGGGAGAGGACCTCACGATCATTTCCTGCGGCCCCGAGGTCGCCGAGGCCCTGCGGGCGGCGTACATTCTCCGCACCGACTTCCGCCTGGAAACCCGGGTCATCAACATGCATACCGTTAAGCCCTTGGACGAGACCGCGATCGTCTGCGCCGCCGGGGAAACCGGCGCCGTGGTGACGGCCGAAGAACATCAAGTTGGGGGCTTGGGAAATCTGGTCGCCGGTGTTATCTTGCGCCGGCAGGCCGAGACCGGCCGCCCGGTTCGTTTCGCCATGGTCGGCATCGCCGACCGCTTCGGCGAGTCCGGGCAGCCCTGGCAACTGATCAAACGTTTCGGCGTCTCGGCCGAACACATCGCCGCGAAGGCACGAGAGCTCGTGAAGCACTAG